Within Raineyella sp. W15-4, the genomic segment GACCGGCCCATCCCGGACTCGCCAGGCGGGGCACCGGCCCAGCGTCCTCGTCTGCGCGGCACCCCGGCGGTCATCGCAGGGCCGCCTCGACCCGCCGCTGCACCGATGAGGGCCGCCCGGCCGCGATCCGCCGGACCCGGCCCGGGTCGACCCTGGAGGCGAGCTCGGCCGCGGCGGCGCTCGCCTCCGCAGGCAGCCCACCGACCTCGGGTCGGGCCAGGAGGTCGACGAAGGTCTGTTCGGGGGTGGTGACCATGAACGTACCCAGGCCCCCGGTCTCCAGCCGCGCATCGAGCGCGCTGGTGTCGGTGCAGGTGAAGACCACCCTGCCTCCGTTGGCGAGCATTACTGGACGGTGCTGCTCCGGGACAGCGATCACGGTGACGCCTAGCGCCCTGGGGATCGCGTGATGGAAACGCGCCGCACCGATCCCGGCCAGGACAGGGACACGAGGCCCGTACTGGCCTGTGGCGTACGCCATCGCCGCCTCCTCGAAACGCGGGAACCACTCCACAGCGGCGTCGATCGTGTCGGGCTTGGCGGTGTAGGTCCCCGGAGCGATCCTCACCAGCCGGCCGTCCCTCCGCATCCGCACGAGTTCCTTTTCCGGGTTCGCGTACAGACCGCGCAGCATCACCGGTCGCACCGTCCGCAACGGAGCCTTGGTGATCTGGATCGGGAGCCCAGCCACAGCCACCACCTCCTTGGATATGCACAACACTACCTGACGGGTAGTGGAGTGCGTGATGGCAGACTATCCTCGCCTGGAACCCACCGAACGAGAACGAAACCGGCTCCGGCGCCAGACTGAGACGTCGATCGGAGCATGCATCCTCAGCATCCTATGATGATCCGCACAGGGGGGCGTCGACGCGCGCAGGTGTGGAGTCGCCGCGATCGATCGAGCGAAGAGGACAACGTGACACTGCTGGATGTCATCCGCCTGACACGAGCGCATGCCAAGCTGCTACTGGTCGCCATGCTGGCCGGTCTCGTGCTGGCTGCCGGCTACACCGCACTGCAGCCGACGCTCTACACCTCCACCTCGACAGGCGTGGTGACCGCCGGCGGGGCCGGCACGATCGGCGAGGCCCAGGCCAGCTCCGGGCTCGCCTCCTCCCGGGCGTCCACGTACGCCGCGCTCGCCGGCTCCCAGAGCGTACGCGACCGGGTGGCCAAGGCGATCGGACCGGATCATCTCGGCACCTTCTCGGCGAGCACCGGCAACATCCCCTCGGTGATGCAGTTCAGCGCGACGGCGTCCTCCCCGCAGGCCGCCCATGACCAGGCGAATGCGCTGGCCCAGGCCACTGCCGACGAAGCCGTCGCCTTCGAGAAGCTCGGCGGCCGCGCCGACCCGATCGTCCGGATCGTGCCGATGACCGATGCCTCACTGCCGGGCGCCCCGTCCTCGCCGAACTGGCCGCGCAACCTGCTCGCCGGGCTCGGCGCGGGGCTGGTCGTGGGCCTCCTGATCATGTTCCTGCGGCAGAGCACCGACGCCCGGGTGCGGACCACCGCCGATGTGGAACAGCTCACCGGGGCCAGCGCGATGACTGTCATCCCGGTCACCAACGAGCTCGACAAGAACCACACCGGCGGCCCGGGGCGACACAGCCCGGCCGCCGAGGCACTGCGCCAGCTGCGGACGAACCTGCGGTTCGTCGACGTCGACCACCCGCCGCGCAGCATCGTGGTCACCTCCGCCCAGCCCGGTGAGGGCAAGTCGACGATCGCAGCGAACCTTTCCCGGCTGCTCGCCGACTCCGGATCGCCGACCATCATTATCGACGCCGACCTGCGCCGGTCCACCCAGGCGGAGCGATTCGGGCTGGACGGGTCAATCGGACTCACCCAGGTGCTCGCCGGCGACGTCCGGGTCGACCAGGCGCTGCAGGAGACCGACACCCCCGGGCTGTGGCTGCTGCCAGCCGGGCGGATCCCC encodes:
- a CDS encoding polysaccharide biosynthesis tyrosine autokinase: MTLLDVIRLTRAHAKLLLVAMLAGLVLAAGYTALQPTLYTSTSTGVVTAGGAGTIGEAQASSGLASSRASTYAALAGSQSVRDRVAKAIGPDHLGTFSASTGNIPSVMQFSATASSPQAAHDQANALAQATADEAVAFEKLGGRADPIVRIVPMTDASLPGAPSSPNWPRNLLAGLGAGLVVGLLIMFLRQSTDARVRTTADVEQLTGASAMTVIPVTNELDKNHTGGPGRHSPAAEALRQLRTNLRFVDVDHPPRSIVVTSAQPGEGKSTIAANLSRLLADSGSPTIIIDADLRRSTQAERFGLDGSIGLTQVLAGDVRVDQALQETDTPGLWLLPAGRIPPNPSELIGSQRMSDLIAQLSASSMVIIDTTPMLPVTDAGLATAAADGAILVMAVGRTQKEQVRHCAKVITQVDGRLLGSVLNKAPKKGVGSVYYGAGYGGYSSDYYGYVSDSDRKRKHKRGKSRRRAAAETRPAAVRPAEPRPTEARPVDVHSAEAYGDARVEAYGADSRSAETYGLDGRGAGTPVTDATRPVAARAARSTDETAYLAPASATSASRPLIPSSPSADLPSGTPTPAVPWTGAETAVPAATEPWQRAAASGRTRGDETGVGADQVAAGQVSPRTAWDANSQSSAYAGYGKGQFGQDADDLTGSSAPRRGI
- a CDS encoding type IV toxin-antitoxin system AbiEi family antitoxin is translated as MAGLPIQITKAPLRTVRPVMLRGLYANPEKELVRMRRDGRLVRIAPGTYTAKPDTIDAAVEWFPRFEEAAMAYATGQYGPRVPVLAGIGAARFHHAIPRALGVTVIAVPEQHRPVMLANGGRVVFTCTDTSALDARLETGGLGTFMVTTPEQTFVDLLARPEVGGLPAEASAAAAELASRVDPGRVRRIAAGRPSSVQRRVEAALR